From the Saccharomyces paradoxus chromosome XIV, complete sequence genome, one window contains:
- the EAF7 gene encoding Eaf7p (Subunit of the NuA4 histone acetyltransferase complex~similar to YNL136W) — protein sequence MFCIVERMNSPDKYPVTLLQKETMKLGKVFTAKDIWDKLSQSYNLEKIDEMENTYSLKTTTEGSRNGDGNDDDGEINKETLLELNNRIRVHKQDFTLPWEEYGELILENARKSPNSNEEQTQIEDRDGKDNTTPKKSLSGGLQNEENNEENNEEKNVAIKVKELSECHTEENDSPMDSQRELTAEVQSDEKELQREYASDEEQKTKTTSKTTAPVRKSRRLKRNKEVKFEDEEREEKKEEDTKEEERKEKKEEIQKVKENANEEIGKENNENEEGDDEREKSTSYENTNGSESEEVDEGLEYESEREIEGTGKEPESEGDNLKKKIENKKDSKDKNEPLAKRTRHSSSAGNTSNETSPKRKRRKAGSRKNSPPATRVSSRLRNKK from the coding sequence ATGTTTTGCATAGTAGAAAGAATGAATTCGCCGGATAAGTATCCAGTAACATTATTACAGAAAGAAACCATGAAGCTGGGGAAAGTATTTACTGCAAAAGATATATGGGATAAACTGAGTCAATCATACAATTTAGAAAAGATTGATGAAATGGAGAATACATATTCCTTGAAAACTACTACAGAGGGTTCACGGAATGGTGATGGaaacgatgatgatggggaaattaataaagaaactttacTTGAGTTGAATAATCGGATAAGAGTGCATAAACAAGATTTTACATTGCCTTGGGAGGAATACGGTGAATTGATCTTGGAAAATGCAAGAAAAAGTCCAAACTCTAACGAAGAGCAGACTCAAATTGAAGATAGGGATGGCAAAGATAACACAACTCCAAAGAAGAGTCTTTCCGGAGGCCTACAGAACGAGGAAAATAATGAGGAAAATaatgaggaaaaaaacGTGGCAATTAAAGTGAAAGAATTGAGCGAATGTCATACAGAGGAAAATGATAGTCCAATGGACTCCCAGAGAGAACTCACGGCAGAAGTGCAAagtgatgaaaaggaaCTCCAAAGGGAATATGCGAGTGATGAGGaacagaaaacaaaaactacAAGTAAAACGACGGCTCCAGTAAGAAAATCTCGAAGGTTGAAAAGGAATAAGGAGGTTAAAtttgaagacgaagaaagggaagagaaaaaagaagaagatacaaaagaggaagaacgaaaagaaaagaaggaagagaTTCagaaagtaaaagaaaacgccaatgaagaaatagGTAAGGAAAATAACGAAAACGAAGAGGGTGATGATGAGCGCGAAAAATCCACCTCTTATGAAAACACTAACGGTTCTGAAAGTGAAGAAGTTGACGAAGGACTGGAATACGAGTCTGAACGTGAGATAGAAGGTACAGGAAAAGAACCTGAGTCTGAAGGGGAcaatttaaaaaagaaaatagaaaacaaaaaggatTCCAAAGACAAAAACGAACCGTTAGCGAAGAGAACCAGGCATTCTTCATCCGCAGGTAACACTAGCAATGAAACCTCAccgaaaaggaaaaggcGGAAGGCAGGCTCTCGTAAAAATAGCCCCCCAGCCACAAGAGTTTCTAGCAGGCTacgaaataaaaaataa
- a CDS encoding uncharacterized protein (similar to YNL134C): protein MSASIPETMKAVVIENGKAVVKQDIPIPELEEGFVLIKTVAVAGNPTDWKHIDYKIGPQGALLGCDAAGQIVKLGPNVDAARFAIGDYIFGVIHGASVRFPSNGAFAEYSAISSETAYKPAREFRLCGKDRLPEGPVKSLEGAVTLPVSLTTAGMILTHSFGLDMKWEPSKAQKDQPILFWGGATAVGQMLIQLAKKLNGFKKIIVVASRKHEKLLKEYGADELFDYHDADVIEQIKKKYNNIPYLVDCVSNTETIQQVYKCAADDLDATVVQLTVLTEKDIKEEDRRQNVTIEGTLLYLIGGNDVPFGTFTLPADPEYKEAAIKFIKFINPKINDGGIHHIPVKVYKNGLDDIPQLLDDIKHGRNSGEKLVAVLK from the coding sequence ATGTCCGCCTCAATTCCAGAAACCATGAAAGCCGTTGTCATCGAAAATGGCAAAGCTGTAGTCAAACAGGACATCCCCATTCCTGAATTAGAAGAAGGTTTCGTTCTGATCAAGACCGTCGCCGTTGCCGGTAATCCTACAGATTGGAAACATATTGATTATAAGATTGGTCCTCAAGGTGCTCTCTTGGGTTGTGATGCTGCAGGTCAAATCGTAAAGTTGGGTCCAAATGTTGACGCTGCACGCTTTGCTATTGGTGATTACATTTTTGGGGTTATTCACGGTGCCTCAGTGAGGTTCCCCTCAAACGGTGCCTTTGCCGAATATTCTGCCATCTCATCCGAGACTGCCTATAAGCCAGCCAGAGAATTTAGATTGTGTGGTAAAGACAGACTGCCAGAAGGTCCTGTCAAGTCTTTGGAAGGTGCCGTCACCCTCCCAGTCTCACTGACCACGGCCGGTATGATCCTCACACATAGTTTCGGTTTGGACATGAAGTGGGAGCCCTCCAAAGCACAAAAAGATCAGCCTATCTTATTTTGGGGTGGTGCCACTGCTGTTGGCCAGATGCTGATTCAATTGgccaaaaaattaaatggTTTCAAGAAGATCATCGTTGTCGCTTCTCGTAAGCATGAGAAGCTATTAAAAGAGTACGGTGCCGATGAACTTTTTGACTATCATGATGCGGATGTTATTGAACAgatcaagaagaagtacAACAACATTCCTTACTTGGTGGACTGTGTCTCTAATACAGAAACTATTCAACAGGTGTACAAATGTGCGGCTGATGATTTGGACGCTACAGTAGTTCAATTGACAGTTTTAACAGAGAAAGACATCAAGGAGGAAGATAGAAGGCAAAATGTTACCATTGAAGGGACCTTGTTATATTTGATAGGAGGTAACGACGTCCCATTTGGCACCTTTACTCTGCCAGCTGACCCCGAATACAAGGAAGCCGccatcaaattcattaaattcatcaatCCAAAAATCAACGACGGTGGAATCCACCACATCCCAGTGAAAGTTTACAAGAACGGGCTTGATGATATCCCACAATTGCTTGATGATATCAAGCACGGGAGGAACTctggtgaaaaattggttGCGGTCTTAAAATAG
- the KRE33 gene encoding ribosome biosynthesis protein KRE33 (Protein required for biogenesis of the small ribosomal subunit~similar to YNL132W) has protein sequence MAKKAIDSRIPSLIRNGVQTKQRSIFVIVGDRARNQLPNLHYLMMSADLKMNKSVLWAYKKKLLGFTSHRKKRENKIKKEIKRGTREVNEMDPFESFISNQNIRYVYYKESEKILGNTYGMCILQDFEALTPNLLARTIETVEGGGIVVILLKSMSSLKQLYTMTMDVHARYRTEAHGDVVARFNERFILSLGSNPNCLVVDDELNVLPLSGAKNVKPLPPKDDDELSPKQLELRELKESLEDVQPAGSLVSLSKTVNQAHAILSFIDAISEKTLNFTVALTAGRGRGKSAALGISIAAAVSHGYSNIFVTSPSPENLKTLFEFIFKGFDALGYQEHIDYDIIQSTNPDFNKAIVRVDIKRDHRQTIQYIVPQDYQVLGQAELVVIDEAAAIPLPIVKNLLGPYLVFMASTINGYEGTGRSLSLKLIQQLRNQNNTSGREGTQTAIVSRDNKEKDSHLHAQSRQLREISLDEPIRYAPGDPIEKWLNKLLCLDVTLIKNPRFATRGTPHPSQCNLFVVNRDTLFSYHPVSENFLEKMMALYVSSHYKNSPNDLQLMSDAPAHKLFVLLPPIDPKDGGRIPDPLCVIQIALEGEISKESVRNSLSRGQRAGGDLIPWLISQQFQDEEFASLSGARIVRIATNPEYASMGYGSRAIELLRDYFEGKFTDMSEDARPKNYSIKRVNDKELAKSNLLKDDVKLRDARTLPPLLLKLSELAPHYLHYLGVSYGLTQSLHKFWKNNKFVPVYLRQTPNDLTGEHTCVMLNVLEGREPNWLVEFAKDFRKRFLSLLSYDFHKFTAVQALSVIESSKKAQDLSDDEKYENKELTRTQLDDIFSPFDLKRLDSYSNNLLDYHVIVDMIPMLALLYFGDKMGDSVKLSSVQSAILLAIGLQRKNIDSIAKELNLPSNQTIAMFAKIMRKFSQYFRQLLSQSIEDTLPDVKDEAIAEMNGEEIKNYNAAEALDQMEEDLEEAGSEAIQAMREKQKELINSLNLNKYAINDNSEEWAESQKSLEKAAKAKGVVSLKTGKKRTTEKAEDIYRQEMKAMKKPRKSKKAAN, from the coding sequence ATGGCCAAAAAAGCTATCGATTCAAGAATTCCGTCACTGATCAGGAATGGTGTTCAAACCAAACAGAGATCTATATTTGTCATCGTTGGGGACAGGGCGCGTAATCAGCTGCCCAATCTACATTATTTAATGATGAGTGCTGACCTTAAGATGAACAAATCCGTATTATGGGCctacaagaagaagctttTGGGTTTCACTTCGcacagaaagaaaagagaaaataaaatcaagaaagaaattaaaagagGTACAAGGGAAGTAAACGAAATGGACCCTTTTGagtcttttatttctaacCAAAATATCAGATATGTTTACTACaaagaaagtgaaaaaatcttggGTAATACCTATGGTATGTGTATTCTACAAGATTTCGAGGCATTAACTCCAAACCTTTTAGCAAGAACCATTGAAACTGTGGAAGGTGGTGGTATTGTGGttattttgttgaaatcCATGTCATCATTAAAGCAACTGTACACCATGACTATGGATGTCCACGCCCGTTATCGTACTGAGGCTCACGGTGATGTTGTTGCAAGATTTAATGAAAGGTTTATACTTTCTTTAGGGTCAAATCCTAACTGTTTAGttgttgatgatgaattaaATGTACTGCCGCTATCCGGTGCCAAGAACGTCAAACCATTACCTCCCAAGGACGATGACGAATTGTCTCCAAAACAATTAGAGTTGCGagaattaaaagaatcTTTAGAAGATGTCCAACCAGCTGGTTCTTTGGTTTCTCTATCCAAAACTGTAAACCAAGCTCATGctattctttctttcattgACGCTATTTCGGAAAAGACTTTGAATTTCACAGTTGCATTAACAGCTGGAAGAGGTAGAGGTAAGTCTGCTGCTTTAGGTATTTCTATTGCCGCGGCTGTTTCTCACGGTTATTCGAATATTTTTGTTACTTCTCCATCTCctgaaaatttaaagacTCTGTTCgagtttattttcaaaggaTTCGATGCTTTAGGTTATCAAGAACATATTGATTatgatattattcaatCTACCAATCCCGACTTCAACAAGGCCATTGTTAGAGTTGACATTAAGAGAGACCACAGACAAACTATTCAATACATTGTGCCCCAAGACTATCAAGTTTTGGGCCAAGCTGAATTAGTTGTCATTGATGAGGCGGCGGCTATTCCTTTGCCAATCGTCAAGAACTTGCTGGGCCCATATCTAGTCTTCATGGCATCCACTATCAATGGTTACGAAGGTACTGGTAGATCCTTATCTCTGAAATTAATTCAACAATTGCGTAATCAAAACAACACATCCGGCCGCGAAGGCACTCAAACTGCCATTGTTTCAAGagataataaagaaaaagactcTCACCTACATGCTCAATCCCGCCAATTACgtgaaatttctttggaCGAACCAATCAGATATGCTCCTGGTGATCCAATCGAAAAGTGGTTGAACAAGCTCCTATGTTTAGATGTTACACTAATTAAAAACCCAAGATTTGCAACAAGAGGAACACCTCATCCATCCCAATGTAATTTATTTGTTGTTAACAGAGATACTCTATTTTCGTATCATCCTGTCTCAGAAAATTTCCTGGAAAAAATGATGGCACTGTACGTTTCATCACATTACAAGAATTCTCCAAATGACTTACAATTGATGAGTGATGCCCCAGCGCACAAActatttgttcttttacCACCAATTGATCCAAAGGATGGTGGTAGGATTCCAGACCCGCTATGTGTCATTCAAATTGCATTAGAAGGTGAAATTAGTAAGGAGAGTGTCAGAAATTCATTGTCCAGAGGCCAAAGAGCTGGTGGTGATTTAATCCCATGGTTAATCTCCCAACAATTTCAAGACGAGGAATTCGCTAGTTTAAGTGGCGCTCGTATTGTCAGAATTGCCACTAATCCTGAATACGCATCCATGGGCTACGGCTCCCGTGCAATTGAATTACTAAGAGACTATTTTGAGGGTAAATTCACAGACATGTCTGAAGATGCTCGTCCTAAGAATTATTCTATCAAGAGGGTGAACGACAAGGAACTGGCTAAAAGCAATTTATTAAAGGACGACGTTAAATTAAGAGATGCAAGAACATTACCCCCTCTATTATTGAAGCTTTCTGAACTGGCCCCTCATTATCTACATTATTTGGGTGTTTCATACGGTTTAACCCAATCGTTGCATAAATTCTGGAAGAATAACAAATTCGTTCCTGTTTATTTACGTCAAACTCCGAATGATTTGACTGGTGAGCACACTTGTGTTATGTTGAACGTTTTAGAAGGCAGAGAACCAAACTGGCTTGTTGAATTTGCCAAAGATTTCCGTAAAAGATTTTTGTCGCTTCTTTCTTATGATTTTCATAAGTTTACTGCTGTTCAAGCCTTAAGTGTCATTGAAAGTAGTAAGAAAGCTCAGGATTTATCCGATGACGAAAAATATGAGAATAAAGAATTGACGCGGACACAATTGGACGATATTTTCTCTCCATTTGATCTGAAAAGATTGGATAGCTATTCGAATAACTTACTAGATTATCACGTTATCGTTGATATGATACCCATGCTTGCTCTTTTGTACTTCGGTGATAAAATGGGAGATTCAGTAAAACTATCTAGCGTACAGAGCGCTATTCTGTTGGCTATTGGGTTACAACGTAAAAACATCGATTCTATTGCCAAAGAGTTAAACCTACCTTCCAATCAAACTATTGCTATGTTTGCAAAAATCatgagaaaattttctcagTACTTCCGACAACTGTTAAGCCAATCTATTGAAGACACTCTACCAGATGTCAAAGATGAAGCTATTGCCGAAATGAAtggtgaagaaatcaaaaactaCAACGCTGCCGAAGCATTGGACCAAATGGAAGAGGATTTAGAAGAAGCTGGTTCTGAAGCCATTCAGGCGATGAgggaaaaacaaaaagagcTAATCAACTCGTTGaatttaaataaatacGCGATAAATGACAACAGTGAGGAGTGGGCTGAGTCTCAAAAGTCTCTAGAAAAAGCTGCCAAGGCCAAAGGCGTTGTTAGTTTGAAAACTGGTAAAAAGAGAACGACTGAGAAGGCCGAAGATATCTATAGACAAGAAATGAAGGCTATGAAAAAGCCAAGAAAGTCTAAGAAGGCCGCAAATTAA
- the FYV6 gene encoding Fyv6p (similar to YNL133C), giving the protein MSSTSDSTTNDTRGKKPLKFVSEGVGNIEAQKIREQVEQKKYEAEYKRKTRKSLRDQLRSNAISKQKQYNGLVRNRESFTRLTKEDLEFYQTSKDELLKKEKELDGYLNAKAINFERKKKALIMEEDSTSNEENRPEPGTSLGSKTKIKGVKPYSLKPKIKVSIKKLTEMKKPKK; this is encoded by the coding sequence ATGTCATCTACCAGTGATAGTACAACTAATGACACAAGAGGGAAGAAACCGCTTAAATTCGTGTCAGAAGGAGTAGGTAATATAGAGGCTCAGAAGATACGAGAGCAAGTggagcaaaaaaaatacgaagCAGAGTATAAGAGGAAAACCAGAAAATCCCTTCGAGACCAACTTAGGTCCAACGCTATCAGCAAGCAAAAACAATATAATGGTTTAGTGAGAAACCGTGAAAGTTTTACTAGATTGACCAAAGAGGATTTAGAGTTTTACCAGACCAGCAAGGATGAGTTgctgaaaaaggaaaaggaactGGATGGCTACTTAAACGCCAAGGCAATCAATtttgaaaggaaaaagaaagctttAATCATGGAGGAGGATTCTACCAGTAACGAGGAAAATCGCCCAGAGCCTGGCACCAGTTTGGGCAgtaaaacaaaaatcaaGGGCGTCAAGCCATACAGTCTTAAACCGAAAATCAAGGTATCcataaagaaattgacgGAAATGAAGAAACCTAAGAAATGA
- the FPR1 gene encoding peptidylprolyl isomerase FPR1 (Peptidyl-prolyl cis-trans isomerase (PPIase)~similar to YNL135C), translating into MSEIIEGNVKIDRISPGDGATFPKTGDLVTIHYTGTLENGQKFDSSVDRGSPFQCNIGVGQVIKGWDVGIPKLSVGEKARLTIPGPYAYGPRGFPGLIPPNSTLVFDVELLKVN; encoded by the coding sequence ATGTCTGAAATAATTGAAGGTAACGTCAAAATTGACAGAATTTCCCCAGGTGATGGTGCCACTTTCCCAAAGACTGGTGATTTGGTTACCATTCATTACACCGGTACTTTAGAGAACGGCCAAAAATTCGATTCCTCCGTTGACAGGGGCTCTCCATTCCAATGTAACATCGGTGTCGGCCAAGTCATCAAGGGTTGGGATGTTGGTATCCCAAAGTTGTCTGTTGGTGAAAAAGCTAGATTAACCATTCCAGGCCCATATGCTTATGGCCCACGTGGTTTCCCAGGTTTGATTCCACCAAACAGTACTTTGGTTTTCGACGTCGAATTGTTGAAGGTCAACTAA